A genome region from Candidatus Bathyarchaeota archaeon includes the following:
- a CDS encoding type II/IV secretion system ATPase subunit: MPDYASLTKLRQFIRLKFRTPRIETFNEQEQDLGLFNTVVCKTLQSAMETHPYLASYVKGLPEQPKYTTNIEEVPFEEKVNVLYPLGLGIYAHITMGESANRYNIIEPPNPDRKILAEIETAVARLVEGKDYGDQKAIILASLFRQTIKKKMVKLPKGTDEEILLYHFLREKIGHGFLDGFLADPGLEDISIPGEGSVFVYHRTFGNLQTSVDVSQQAINELLRNIAERHGKVLSYTHPIIDIHLNDGSRLNIVFGEDISLRGSNFTIRKFPKEPISVAQLIKWHTLTPELAAYLWMLFEVGITALVCGETASGKTTTLNALTTFIGADSKIISIEETPEINVYHKNWIREITRLHTGVQITMFDLLKAALRQRPDYIIVGELRGEEGKIAFQAVETGHPVLSTMHAGNLGQLFQRLTSYPIDVPKSHIDGLNLVIFQARIERGSKFIRRCTSINEVIGYEPDEGRLNYLPTFMYDEDLDQFRFMGSSFHLENRVLAFRGWGEDRIRDIYEEMKVRAEILNYLAENFPTHTEVSKAMTTAKTLGIWEVHRRVKEMKVPWV, from the coding sequence ATGCCCGATTACGCAAGTTTAACTAAGCTAAGGCAATTCATCAGGCTAAAATTCAGAACTCCGCGTATTGAAACATTTAATGAACAAGAACAAGATTTGGGTTTGTTCAACACAGTCGTTTGTAAAACTCTGCAAAGCGCTATGGAAACGCATCCTTACTTGGCGTCCTACGTTAAAGGATTGCCTGAACAGCCAAAATATACGACGAACATAGAAGAAGTACCCTTCGAAGAAAAAGTTAATGTATTATATCCATTAGGGTTAGGCATTTACGCTCATATCACAATGGGCGAATCAGCCAACAGATACAACATCATTGAGCCGCCAAATCCAGACCGAAAAATATTGGCTGAAATAGAAACAGCAGTCGCAAGACTCGTAGAAGGCAAAGATTATGGTGACCAAAAAGCCATAATTTTAGCCTCTCTTTTTAGACAAACAATCAAGAAAAAAATGGTTAAATTGCCAAAAGGAACCGATGAAGAAATTTTGCTTTATCATTTTTTGAGAGAAAAAATAGGGCATGGCTTTTTAGATGGATTTTTAGCAGATCCTGGCCTTGAAGACATTAGCATTCCTGGCGAAGGCAGTGTTTTTGTTTATCATAGAACTTTTGGTAACCTTCAAACAAGCGTGGACGTATCACAACAAGCCATCAACGAGCTACTGAGAAATATAGCTGAAAGACACGGGAAAGTCCTAAGCTATACCCACCCCATAATTGACATTCACTTGAACGACGGCTCAAGACTTAACATAGTCTTTGGCGAAGACATCAGCCTGAGAGGCAGCAACTTCACCATAAGAAAGTTCCCCAAAGAACCAATTTCAGTTGCACAACTAATCAAATGGCATACACTCACACCTGAACTGGCTGCTTATTTATGGATGCTCTTTGAAGTAGGAATAACTGCCTTGGTCTGCGGAGAAACAGCCTCAGGCAAAACAACAACGCTCAACGCCCTGACAACATTCATCGGTGCCGACTCAAAAATTATCAGCATAGAAGAAACACCAGAAATCAACGTTTATCACAAAAACTGGATTAGAGAAATCACCAGACTCCACACAGGAGTTCAAATAACAATGTTTGACCTCCTAAAAGCAGCCCTAAGACAAAGACCAGATTACATCATCGTAGGCGAATTGCGAGGCGAAGAGGGCAAGATAGCCTTCCAAGCCGTTGAAACTGGTCACCCTGTTCTATCAACGATGCACGCAGGTAACCTTGGGCAACTGTTCCAGAGACTGACCTCATACCCAATTGATGTACCCAAAAGCCACATCGACGGCTTAAACCTAGTCATTTTCCAAGCAAGAATAGAAAGAGGAAGCAAATTCATCCGGCGTTGCACCTCAATTAACGAAGTTATCGGTTATGAACCTGACGAAGGCAGACTAAACTATCTGCCTACTTTTATGTACGATGAAGATTTAGATCAATTTCGCTTCATGGGTTCAAGCTTCCATCTAGAAAACCGAGTTCTTGCGTTCAGGGGATGGGGTGAAGACAGAATCCGAGACATTTACGAGGAAATGAAAGTCAGAGCTGAAATACTCAATTATCTTGCAGAAAATTTCCCAACCCATACCGAAGTCTCCAAAGCAATGACAACTGCCAAAACTTTAGGCATATGGGAGGTCCACCGTCGAGTTAAAGAGATGAAAGTCCCGTGGGTTTGA
- a CDS encoding flagellar accessory protein FlaH yields the protein MNGTNVVRLGIPELDRDLGGGIPTPSLILIEGGHGSGKTVFVQQMVYAMLKNRLRVYVVSSEAMTKEYLAMMESIKLDPYSYFLYGHLKIYPLHIEGGRWSQAMSSFFLMVTANFLETQKQKYDVVIIDSLSVLTVDTPLYEFLTFITRVKNLVSDGKTVIITIHPDFLSQESVMKLRANSDAYFVLENACISGIDVKLLKTVKLWGVTGERKSSITLAINPQIGLRVMPLSGVRL from the coding sequence ATGAATGGCACAAACGTAGTCCGCTTAGGTATACCCGAATTGGACAGAGACCTTGGAGGCGGAATACCCACCCCCAGCTTGATATTGATTGAAGGCGGCCACGGCTCAGGGAAAACCGTATTCGTCCAGCAAATGGTCTACGCAATGCTCAAAAACAGATTACGTGTTTACGTCGTCTCCAGCGAGGCCATGACAAAAGAATATCTCGCAATGATGGAGTCAATTAAGCTTGACCCTTACAGTTACTTTCTTTATGGGCATCTCAAAATCTATCCACTGCATATTGAAGGCGGAAGATGGAGCCAAGCCATGAGTTCCTTCTTTTTGATGGTAACGGCAAACTTTCTTGAGACACAGAAACAAAAATATGATGTTGTAATTATAGACAGCCTTAGTGTTTTAACAGTGGATACGCCGCTCTATGAATTTTTAACGTTCATTACAAGGGTAAAGAATCTAGTTTCTGATGGAAAAACCGTAATAATTACCATTCACCCAGATTTTCTTTCTCAAGAATCAGTGATGAAACTCAGAGCAAACTCTGACGCTTACTTTGTACTAGAAAACGCCTGCATCTCAGGTATAGACGTTAAACTTCTCAAAACAGTAAAGCTATGGGGAGTAACTGGCGAAAGAAAGAGCTCTATAACCCTTGCAATTAATCCCCAAATAGGCTTACGGGTGATGCCACTTAGCGGAGTGAGATTATAG
- a CDS encoding translation initiation factor IF-6 produces the protein MAVYLSSIVGSASIGVYSLATEDIVIIPVIVPQKKAQEFADWLKVKLAYTSISGSVLAGVLACANSNGILLPNSVRDEELKRLKEVFEGNVTVMETKKTAYGNLVLANDKGAVVDPRLKPADIKQVSDTLGVEVVPTEIAALPYVGSLAVATNKGVLAHPLLREEEKKILESVFKVPVDVGTINCGIPYVGTGLIANSHAAVAGSMTTGPEMFIIGNALDVVQEEKLP, from the coding sequence TTGGCTGTTTACTTATCCAGCATCGTTGGAAGCGCAAGCATAGGCGTGTACTCGCTTGCAACAGAAGACATAGTGATAATTCCAGTTATAGTGCCGCAGAAAAAGGCACAAGAGTTCGCTGACTGGTTAAAGGTTAAACTTGCTTACACATCCATCAGCGGCTCGGTTCTTGCAGGTGTGTTAGCATGTGCAAACTCGAACGGGATTTTGCTTCCTAATTCTGTTCGGGATGAAGAATTAAAGCGCCTTAAGGAAGTTTTTGAGGGCAATGTCACGGTCATGGAGACGAAGAAAACTGCTTATGGCAACCTTGTTTTAGCCAACGATAAAGGCGCAGTGGTTGATCCACGCTTAAAACCTGCCGATATTAAACAGGTTTCTGATACGTTGGGCGTGGAAGTTGTGCCAACGGAAATCGCGGCGTTACCATACGTTGGCTCTTTAGCTGTGGCGACCAACAAGGGCGTGTTGGCTCATCCGTTGCTAAGGGAAGAAGAGAAAAAAATCCTTGAGAGTGTTTTTAAGGTTCCTGTGGATGTGGGCACAATAAACTGTGGCATCCCCTATGTTGGCACTGGTTTAATCGCTAACAGTCATGCGGCAGTGGCTGGTTCTATGACAACTGGACCCGAGATGTTTATTATTGGGAATGCATTGGATGTTGTGCAGGAAGAGAAATTACCATGA
- the rpl18a gene encoding 50S ribosomal protein L18Ae: MKAFKVTGEINKPKLNTPFVKEVIAEKSENAVEQVYAEIGSKHRVKRFHIKVSKVEEIPVEEIENPVLKKLVSGE; the protein is encoded by the coding sequence ATGAAAGCTTTCAAAGTAACTGGCGAAATCAACAAGCCAAAACTGAACACTCCGTTCGTTAAAGAAGTAATTGCTGAAAAAAGTGAGAATGCTGTGGAGCAAGTTTACGCCGAAATTGGCAGCAAGCACCGAGTAAAACGCTTCCACATTAAGGTCTCCAAAGTTGAAGAAATTCCAGTTGAAGAAATTGAGAATCCAGTGCTAAAGAAACTGGTTAGTGGGGAATAG
- the pfdA gene encoding prefoldin subunit alpha, whose product MAKRAQAEEDLRKLSVEMRYLEQTAETLQQRISMVNAAITDLTYANMTLDGIEQENDNAEMLVPIGGSSYVKVKLADKNTVVVGIGAGVSIEKTLPEAKATLKERLDELEKTMNAAQQQFAQVAERINAGRARLETLLSSVREGKQ is encoded by the coding sequence TTGGCAAAAAGAGCCCAAGCTGAAGAGGATCTTCGCAAACTCAGCGTTGAAATGCGCTATCTTGAGCAAACCGCAGAGACGCTTCAGCAACGCATCAGCATGGTAAACGCCGCAATCACCGATTTGACATATGCAAACATGACCTTAGACGGCATTGAACAAGAGAATGATAACGCTGAGATGCTTGTTCCAATCGGCGGGAGCTCTTATGTAAAAGTCAAGCTTGCAGACAAAAACACGGTGGTCGTTGGCATAGGTGCGGGTGTAAGCATCGAGAAAACTCTTCCAGAAGCCAAAGCAACCCTGAAAGAACGTTTAGATGAATTGGAGAAGACCATGAATGCGGCTCAGCAGCAGTTCGCTCAGGTGGCTGAACGCATCAACGCGGGCAGAGCTAGGCTTGAAACTTTGCTTTCTAGCGTAAGAGAAGGGAAACAGTAG